Genomic segment of Trichoderma breve strain T069 chromosome 7 map unlocalized scaffold00007, whole genome shotgun sequence:
TAGCTTACAAAGGTGTATGCAACGTAAATGAAACGACTAGTGAAGCCCGGCAAGCGGAAGTCAGCAAAAGCAAGACCacaaaatgaagaaatggaTACATTTAGCAATATAAGCAGCCAATCAGCTCATGTAAGGGACCGCCTATTTATATTCTTTTCGATACTTTCGAGCTTCGTTTCGATTTTCCTAAGCTTTTTCTTAGTTTCTGTTGCTGGGAAATACTGCGGTTTTATTACCACAAGGTAAGtcagaaagaaagaagcagcagtAAACAGGGTCGCAAGTATCGCCTAAACGATTGCGAACCAGACAGAAAAGTCCTCAGAAGCCATAGTAAAATCACACAAAGAAGCAAGTCAAAGTGAGCACTACCGtttccaaaaaaaaaaaaaaaaaaaacgagtCTGATGGCGTCTTTCAGATGACTTGAGAGTGTGATTTTGTTTTCAGTAACGCCTATTCAGTACCCCAAACttgctatccagcatcccgtGATGCAAGTAATAGTGAGTAATACCCAGTATGTGAAATTGTGGTTTGTGGTTGTGCTACTGTGTTATGTTATTCATGGGGACAGCTAAATCTAGGTGTTTGTTAGTCTGTCATTCATTGGGAAACCATGAGAAGCGAGTGCAGCACTGTCCATACATTGGCTTCCCATTCATGTTGAGCTTGGTGATTTGGAGGGTGATTGACAGCTCGGATCTCCCTTTGCTGCCATTAACCACCATCCTTTCCTCTTCGAGATGTAATAAGAGAGCTCATATATTAATAGGTAGTACTGGCGGAAtttcagcttctgcagccGCGACCGCAAAACTATTGATCGGATGCAGAAGAGCGGCAGAAGAGGTGGTGGCGCGGCTTATGGCGGGAAGCTGAGACTGGAGTCTGACATAAAGCGATTGGAAGAGAGCTCAGCTGAATTGGCGCTATGGATTGTAATGCAAGGAAAGAGGTGCACCCTGGGCACATTTGCCGCCAAAATGACAATAAACTCAGCTACTTCCCGAGTGCCTCTTCAGACCGTTTGTAGGCTCCGCCTGCGAAAGGCAGACAGCCAATGGCTTTACAAACCATGCGTGACAGGGTCGCACTCCAGAACGATCCAGACGGCTGTGGTCGAATCAATAGTGTAGAAAAGTCAATCACAAGTCACCTTTCCTACCAAAACTAGACAGATAGAGCTCCAACATATTAGAGAATCGTATATTGAAGTGGAATATGGCTGGGAGCTGCGATATAAAAGTGTCCATAGTTCTCCCCCCACAGTTACCCGTATTCTTCTCTTATAATTCAGCAGACAATCATATTCAGAACAACAATTGTACTCTTCAAAAAGTCTTGACCTTGGTACCGTTACAATATTATTTCGTTAGTCATGGCACCATCACGTATAGACGATAGCTCTCCCAATGGAAGTGGCGAAGAATCTCTCCATCCTGTTCAAAAGTCAACACAGGGAGGATTCCCTGTTCCTGGTGTGCAGAATCCATCTGCCACATCTGTCATGGTTCAGGACTACTTTGTCAGGTTATTATTACTCTTTGGCTGTGTGCTCGGTTAACCAATACTAACGCAACTCTAGTGATAATACCTGGGAAAATATACTTTCCCATGGCAAGTTTGACTACATTGTGATTGGATCCGGTTTCACCGCACTTGCCTTCATTGATGAAGTCCTGAAGCATGATAAGAAGAAACGAATTTTGTGCATTGAAAGAGGTGGTATGTATTGCTAAATGCGTCTTGAAACGTTGCTGATACTGACTCCTAATAGACTTTTGGCTTCCAACACACTTTCAAAACCTCCCTCTGCCATTTAAGACAGTCCTCGGAGGCCCGTCGGAAACCTATCCTTGGACACTTTCTACAGAGACGTTCAAGACGAAGGAACTTGGATTTCTCCATGGATCATGCCCATTCTTCGGTGGGAGGAGCACCTTTTGGTCCTCCTACAGCCCACAACCTACTGAAGACTTGATGAGGGACTTCCCAAAATCCATGATTGATGCGACCAGGAAGGAAGGCTTCTGGAGTGCTGTTGAGAAGTTGCTTAACGTGATACCAGCTGACAAAATAAGAGACGGCATTTACTGTGAAATGCAGAATGCCATTGATGACCTTCTCAAGAAAAGACTAGGTCAAATTCCCACTCCTGATTCTGTTGAGCCAGCTCCCTTGGCTGTTGGTCCCAAGTCGCGCACATCCACTCTGCGCTTCAACAAGTTTTCCGTTCCTGGCCCACTGGTTGCGCTGCACGAAAGTCAGCGCAAACTTGCcgagaagggagaaggacGGCCATTAGAGCTAATGATCAATTGTACCGTCACCGGACTGAAGGCCGATGAGGGAGGAGTCGTCCGAGCTATCGAAACCAATCGGGGTTTGCTCTCATGGACTGACGACAATACAAAAGTAGTTTTATGCGCTGGAGTAAGTTGCTCGGACACTACCCCCATTATAGCCGTAAAAGGCAAGATACTGACATCCATCACAGGCCGTTCCTAATGCCACATTACTTCTCAACTCATTCGAGGAGTGTCGCCCCTCAAATGGCAATGTTGGCAAACGCCTATCAGGTCATGTCCGGTCAAACATTACAGCACGTATTCCACGTGAAGCTATCCATTGGGATGGGAAAAATTCACTCCAGCTTGCTTGCACATATCTTGCTGGAAAAGATCCGACCACACACCGCCAGTACCATATTGGGATTTCTGCAATTCATAGTCCCAATCCAGAGGCTGACGCCGAGGACGCAGGGCGGGAATGTCCTGACTATGCCGCAGCTGCCACAgatgagcagctcaagggcTCTGAGAAGCACATCGTATTTGGTAAGCACGAACACTTACCTCTGTCGTGGTTATGCTAATATGAAATGACAGTCTGCTCAGGATTGGGTGAGCTGGATGAAGGCAATAGTAATAATTGGGTCAAACTAAACAACACACATGATCCTGCATCCAATGTCACCGTACAATATACAATGAGCCCGAAGGATAAAAAGATGTGGGATACTATGGACGCGGCGATCTACCATACAATTGAAGCCCTTTCTGGCAATCAACCGAAAGCAATTGAATACTGGGACGACAGAGCTAATAAATGGGTCGAAAAGAAGCCCTCTATGGAATCGGTTCGTACACCTGGAGTAGTGCATGAGGCAAGCACGGCTTTTGTTGGACGCAAGCACCAAGGTGGCTCGTTGGACAGCTTCTACCGACCACATGGGATCGCTAATGTAGTGAGTACACCCACTAGTTCTCGTTACAGACCTCAACTAACAATGTACGTTTAGTTTGTTACGGGTGGAGCGGTTTTCCCCACGTCAGGAAGTTGGAATCCGACAATGACAATGTGCGCGTATGCACAAGACCTTGCAAGGAAGCTTGTATGTAGTCCGGGCTTGATCCCGCCATCTCAGGACTATGAAGATCCGAACTAGCCTCAAAGTTTGGATGTGAGTGATTAGGTTTGGTCGATATCAGTCGCCGCGGATGGAATTTCTCTAGTATTTGATGTAAGCATAGAGAGACGAATAATACTAGCTTGAGTAGCCGAGGTTAGGTTTCGAGTGCAAATGATGCATATTGTTTTCAATTTTTTCGAGTTCATTTCAACTTTCCAAAGTTTGTTCTCAGTCTCATCGCCGCATTTAagcaaggaaaaagaagcagtgGCAAAAAAGGTCGCAGTTATGGTTAAAGCAATTGCAAACCGGACAGAAACGCTCTCAGAAGCCGTAGCGAAATCACACGAAAGAGTAAACTAAAGTGAGTATGGTTTCATGGGGGGGgcgggggggggggggggggggggggtcTAACGAGGTCTTTCAGATGACTTGAGTGTAgcggaggaggggggaaaagaaaagaaaacagagagaagaaagtaaaTGCAGGAGCTCGGTGTCAGCAGTAATGAATATGGCTGGGAGCGGGTAGAGATTAGTATAT
This window contains:
- a CDS encoding GMC oxidoreductase domain-containing protein; this translates as MAPSRIDDSSPNGSGEESLHPVQKSTQGGFPVPGVQNPSATSVMVQDYFVSDNTWENILSHGKFDYIVIGSGFTALAFIDEVLKHDKKKRILCIERGDFWLPTHFQNLPLPFKTVLGGPSETYPWTLSTETFKTKELGFLHGSCPFFGGRSTFWSSYSPQPTEDLMRDFPKSMIDATRKEGFWSAVEKLLNVIPADKIRDGIYCEMQNAIDDLLKKRLGQIPTPDSVEPAPLAVGPKSRTSTLRFNKFSVPGPLVALHESQRKLAEKGEGRPLELMINCTVTGLKADEGGVVRAIETNRGLLSWTDDNTKVVLCAGAVPNATLLLNSFEECRPSNGNVGKRLSGHVRSNITARIPREAIHWDGKNSLQLACTYLAGKDPTTHRQYHIGISAIHSPNPEADAEDAGRECPDYAAAATDEQLKGSEKHIVFVCSGLGELDEGNSNNWVKLNNTHDPASNVTVQYTMSPKDKKMWDTMDAAIYHTIEALSGNQPKAIEYWDDRANKWVEKKPSMESVRTPGVVHEASTAFVGRKHQGGSLDSFYRPHGIANVFVTGGAVFPTSGSWNPTMTMCAYAQDLARKLVCSPGLIPPSQDYEDPN